Sequence from the Nitrosospira multiformis genome:
GTGAGAAATAATACCCCTGCATCTCATCACAACCATGATGTATCAGGAAATTCAACTGCTCCCTGGTTTCGACACCCTCGGCTACCACTCTCAATCCCAGGCTGTGCGCAAGCTTGATCATTGCTACCGCGATGGTTGCGTCGTCAGGATTAGTCGTAACATCCCGGATGAATGTGCGGTCGATCTTGAGCACGTCGAGCGGAAAACGTTTAAGGTAGGCGAGGCTTGAGTAGCCGGTGCCGAAATCATCCATTGAAATTTGCACACCAAAAGCTTTCAGGTTTTGCAGCGCATTGGCAGCTGTCTCGGCTTCCTTCATCAATACCGATTCGGTCAACTCAAATTCCAGCAGGCGGGGATCGATTCCGGTGATCCTGAGCGTTTTTTCAATCACCGCATCGAGATCTTGCTGCTGAAACTGCCGTGCCGAGAGATTGACTGAAACCGGATGCGGAACCAGTCCTTGATCCTGCCATCTTCCTATCTGCTCGCAGACTGTCAGGACTACCCACTCACCAACGGATACGATCAATCCGGTATCCTCCAGGACCGAGATAAACTGGAACGGCGGCACCAGCCCCAGCGCCGGATGCCACCAGCGCAACAGTGCCTCAAAACCGGTAATTTTGCCACTGACCAGGCTCACTTTCGGCTGATAGTGAAGCACGAATTCACGCCGTGCCAGCGCACCGCGCAGTTGCGTTTCCAGTTTGAGGCGCGCGACCGCGCGCTCGTTCATCTGTGGCAAGTAAAACTGATAAATCGCGGGTCCCTGTTCTTTGGCCTGGAACATCGCGGTGTCGGCATTCCTGAGCAGGCCATCCGCATCCGTACCATCTCCGGGATAGATACTAATTCCGAGGCTGGCGGAAATGTAGATTTCCTGGCCTTCCAGCTCGAATGGCTGTGACAGCGCGGCAATCACTTTTTCCGCTACCAGGGTTGCATCCTCTGCATGAGCCAGGCTGGAGAGAATGAACGCGAACTCGTCACCGCCCAGACGCGCGACCGTGTCGCCGGAACGCACGCACTGTTGCAACCGTTGTGCGACTTGAACCAGTAGCCTGTCGCCGGTGCTATGGCCCATCGTATCATTGACGATCTTGAAGCGGTCAAGATCAGCAAATACAACACCGATTCGCCCGTGGTTGCGCTGTGCCTGTTCCATCGCCTGACCGAGACGATCGAGAAACAGGCTTCGGTTGGGCAACCCCGTAAGAGGATCAAACTGGGCCAGGTAGGTTAACCGCTCCTCGGCATTTTTTCGATTAATCGCAGTTGCGAGAACATTGGCAACGCTCTGCAAAAAACTGATGCTGGCCGGCGTAAAACGAAGTGTGTCACGGGAATAGGCGCCCAAAACTCCACTTGGACCATCGGTTCCCGAGATAAGCACGACAACTCCGCTGCGGATATCATGAGTTCTGAGGATTTCAGAGGGCGTGAAGCGAGTCTCGGTACGAAAGTCCTCCACAATGACAGGTTCACGGCTCAAGAGAGCAAACCGATTCTGCGTATTTTCATCGATGGTGCAGATCTGACGGCCAATCCATCCCTCTTGCCAACCCGAACCCGCTTTAAGAATAAAAGAACGGCCATCCAGAGTAATCAAAAGAATCTTGCAAAAATCCAGGTTCAAACCCTGAGAGGCAATTGCGGCCACCTGATTCCACAACTCGTCGAGATCGGTGCTGGCAAGCGCCTGTTGCCCGAATGCCGCAATGAGGCTCTGCTGTCTTGCGTGTTGCCGGATGGCTAATTCCGCCTGTTTGCGTTCAGTGATGTCGATATTGGTTCCTATTACTCTCAATTCCTTATCACTCGTACCCCACGTCACTGTCTGGGCAACATGGAGATAACGCACCGTTTCGTGTGCGCGCAAGATGCGAAAATCCAGGTGCTCCTGCCCTTTCTCGGCAACGATCCTGCGCAGCTTCACTTCCTGCTCTGCCAGATCATCCGGATGTACATAGGATTTCCAGACCTCATAAGTCATTTCGCACTCCCGTGGAACACCGTAGATCTCGTACATGTGGTCATCCCAGACGATCTCGCCGGTAGCGGTATTCCACTCCCAGATGCCTATCGCGGCCGCTCCGGTGGCAAGAGCAAGGCGCGTTCTTTCTTCCAGCAAAACCCGCTCTCTGCGATTCGACTCGGCCCGGAGCCAGACATTTTCTATGACTGTGGGTAGCCGCTGAAGATAGCCAGAATTTTTTACCACATAATCAGCGGCACCCAGTTTGAGAGACTGCCGTGCAATTTCTTCATCCCCCTGCCCGGTCACGAGAATGATTGGCAAATCAAACCCCCGAACCTGGCAAAGCTCCTTTATTACATCGATGGCGGAAGCTCCAGGCAAACGATAATCCAACAGGAGAACATCAATGGCAAGTTTCGGTTCAGGCACTGCAAAGCGATGCAAGACTTGTTCCGCGGTCTGAAGGGATTCAATGTGGAGGTGGGGAGCAATCGAAGCCAGTTCTCGTTTTGTCAAATCGATATCGTAAGCATTCGGTTCGACATAGAGAACTCTCAGCGTTGCAGCCCTGCGAAAGGTTTCCGTCTGGAATCTGTCGAGTGCCGCGCGGAGCACGAGAGCCAAGGTCTCAAGGAAATCGCTCCGTTTTATGACGTAATCATCCGCCCCCGCGCGGAGCAATGCCACCAGGGTTTCTTCGCTACCCGAGCCGGTAAGCACTACTACGGGCAGCGGCAGGTGCTGATCACGAACCTGAGCAAGTAAAGTCTTGCCGTTACCATCAGGAAGATTGAGATCAGTCAAGACCAGGTCATAACGCGCGGGAACGTCCCCGTTGGCCGGCGCGACTCCGACCGCTTCCAGACTGGTCCCATAAATCTCACGAAATCGTTCGAGCCGTGCGAGCGCCTCGGTTAATGTAGAAACGACTTCCAGCTGAATATCCGGCGCACGCTTCCGCAACTCGATTCGCACAAGATCAGCGTCTTGAGCATTGTCCTCAAGATAGAGGATTTTCATTATCCTAAATCCGGCGGTTGTGTGGAATTCACAAAAAACAAGATGCAATTCATATGCAGCAAAGGTTCAGTATGAATCATGATGTCGAGTTGAATGAATGGTCACCGGATACGGAATCATCCGTGCCTTGGCGGGCCGGCGATATTAAGAACAGTCCAGTAAAGTTCGATTTGCCTGGCTACTTCAATAAATTTATCAAAATCCACGGGCTTCACAATGTAGGAATTAGCCCCGAGCGAATAGGCTTCATGTATGTCACGGTCCTCAGCGGAAGAAGTAAGAATTACAACCGCGATGGTTCCAAAATCGGGATGGGCCC
This genomic interval carries:
- a CDS encoding EAL domain-containing protein, which gives rise to MKILYLEDNAQDADLVRIELRKRAPDIQLEVVSTLTEALARLERFREIYGTSLEAVGVAPANGDVPARYDLVLTDLNLPDGNGKTLLAQVRDQHLPLPVVVLTGSGSEETLVALLRAGADDYVIKRSDFLETLALVLRAALDRFQTETFRRAATLRVLYVEPNAYDIDLTKRELASIAPHLHIESLQTAEQVLHRFAVPEPKLAIDVLLLDYRLPGASAIDVIKELCQVRGFDLPIILVTGQGDEEIARQSLKLGAADYVVKNSGYLQRLPTVIENVWLRAESNRRERVLLEERTRLALATGAAAIGIWEWNTATGEIVWDDHMYEIYGVPRECEMTYEVWKSYVHPDDLAEQEVKLRRIVAEKGQEHLDFRILRAHETVRYLHVAQTVTWGTSDKELRVIGTNIDITERKQAELAIRQHARQQSLIAAFGQQALASTDLDELWNQVAAIASQGLNLDFCKILLITLDGRSFILKAGSGWQEGWIGRQICTIDENTQNRFALLSREPVIVEDFRTETRFTPSEILRTHDIRSGVVVLISGTDGPSGVLGAYSRDTLRFTPASISFLQSVANVLATAINRKNAEERLTYLAQFDPLTGLPNRSLFLDRLGQAMEQAQRNHGRIGVVFADLDRFKIVNDTMGHSTGDRLLVQVAQRLQQCVRSGDTVARLGGDEFAFILSSLAHAEDATLVAEKVIAALSQPFELEGQEIYISASLGISIYPGDGTDADGLLRNADTAMFQAKEQGPAIYQFYLPQMNERAVARLKLETQLRGALARREFVLHYQPKVSLVSGKITGFEALLRWWHPALGLVPPFQFISVLEDTGLIVSVGEWVVLTVCEQIGRWQDQGLVPHPVSVNLSARQFQQQDLDAVIEKTLRITGIDPRLLEFELTESVLMKEAETAANALQNLKAFGVQISMDDFGTGYSSLAYLKRFPLDVLKIDRTFIRDVTTNPDDATIAVAMIKLAHSLGLRVVAEGVETREQLNFLIHHGCDEMQGYYFSRPLPLENASQVLMEDRRLLIN